In a single window of the Lasioglossum baleicum unplaced genomic scaffold, iyLasBale1 scaffold0031, whole genome shotgun sequence genome:
- the LOC143219486 gene encoding uncharacterized protein LOC143219486: MIASPRSDVSDVKENNAAGACVQQVSTHVSKASVILGTARVLVLDPLGQSSLARVLIDPGSEVSLVSEALAQRLGLQRSQARIPLRGVGKSRAQFTRGKTVLAIAPHHEQKRIFEVPAYIIPELSKYQPRNLPSPSSWPHVKGLKLADPVYHHTDPVDILLGAESYDLILLEGVKKGPPHTPVAQETHFGWILTGGSGPSNSNCLSDRAEAPVLHSRVDQELMASLSRFWEQEEVEATIPGTEDDIRAEQHFSTTYARLPDGRFMVRLPFKDTPELGNSRHTAVKTLDGLSSRFRRSEEFRLAYQDFLTTYEALGHMSSTPPSSGCNSYYLPHHGVLRESSKTTKLRLAIRCLHQLAQLEELRYPRGSHTVLRDIYMDDVLTGADSLPEARLKQLEVRELHMAGGFPLRKWASNSRELLEGLSIDERKGIVESDSLTLHSVLGPFL; encoded by the exons ATGATTGCAAGTccccgaagcgatgtcagcgatGTGAAG GAGAATAATGCAGCTGGGGCCTGCGTGCAGCAGGTATCTACTCACGTGAGTAAAGCTTCGGTGATTCTCGGTACCGCTCGTGTTTTAGTTCTAGACCCACTCGGACAAAGCAGCCTCGCTCGCGTACTCATCGATCCCGGCAGTGAGGTTTCCTTAGTCTCAGAGGCTCTTGCTCAACGACTCGGCCTCCAAAGAAGTCAGGCTAGGATTCCTCTTCGTGGCGTTGGAAAATCCAGAGCGCAGTTCACTCGGGGGAAGACTGTTCTCGCAATTGCTCCTCATCACGAGCAAAAGAGAATCTTCGAGGTTCCTGCCTACATTATTCCCGAACTCTCCAAGTACCAACCTCGAAATCTACCCTCTCCCAGCTCCTGGCCCCACGTTAAGGGGTTGAAACTCGCCGATCCTGTCTATCACCATACCGATCCTGTAGACATCCTCCTAGGAGCCGAGTCCTACGACCTCATTCTCTTGGAAGGCGTCAAGAAAGGGCCGCCACACACTCCAGTCGCTCAGGAGACCCACTTCGGCTGGATTCTGACCGGAGGATCTGGACCGTCGAACTCTAACTGTTTGTCTGATCGCGCTGAGGCTCCAGTACTTCACAGCAGGGTAGACCAGGAACTTATGGCTTCCTTATCGAGGTTCTGGGAGCAGGAGGAAGTCGAGGCAACGATTCCTGGCACGGAAGACGACATCCGAGCTGAGCAACACTTCTCCACCACTTACGCCCGTCTACCTGATGGTCGCTTCATGGTGCGTCTGCCGTTCAAGGACACTCCAGAGTTGGGAAACTCACGACACACCGCCGTGAAAACTCTTGATGGTCTAAGCTCCAGGTTCCGACGCTCTGAAGAGTTCAGGCTCGCTTATCAAGACTTCCTGACCACCTACGAGGCACTAGGGCACATGTCGTCGACTCCACCTTCTTCCGGTTGTAACTCCTATTATCTTCCTCATCACGGAGTGCTGCGGGAGAGCAGCAAGACTACCAAACTACGA CTGGCAATCCGATGTCTTCACCAACTCGCCCAACTGGAAGAGCTACGGTATCCACGAGGCTCCCACACCGTACTGAGGGACATATACATGGACGATGTCCTCACCGGAGCTGACTCCCTTCCAGAGGCTCGTCTGAAACAACTTGAGGTCCGAGAGCTCCACATGGCGGGCGGATTCCCACTCAGGAAGTGGGCCTCCAACTCTCGGGAACTTCTGGAAGGACTCTCCATCGACGAGCGGaagggaatcgtcgaatcggactCTCTCACATTACACAGCGTCCTAGGTCCCTTCCTCTGA